In Hymenobacter gelipurpurascens, one DNA window encodes the following:
- a CDS encoding Imm51 family immunity protein, whose protein sequence is MANIYHPFVVYDLQEQTTPERQYRIVVDLSDMDDYYTVFERYGFSGSGASWAEHIETIVEEHAPELLDHIELAGEGEIFRAYTDSRASAQQLLGLVHPIFADLGSLSKYLSQADPGDFFE, encoded by the coding sequence ATGGCTAATATCTATCACCCTTTCGTTGTTTACGACCTGCAAGAGCAAACTACGCCTGAGCGCCAGTACCGCATCGTGGTGGATTTGTCCGACATGGACGACTACTACACGGTATTCGAGCGGTACGGCTTCAGCGGCAGCGGGGCTTCCTGGGCTGAGCACATTGAAACCATTGTGGAAGAACACGCCCCCGAGCTGCTGGACCACATCGAGCTAGCGGGCGAAGGCGAAATCTTCCGGGCCTACACCGATAGCCGCGCCAGTGCCCAGCAACTGCTAGGCCTCGTTCACCCCATCTTTGCCGACTTGGGCAGCCTAAGCAAGTACCTGAGCCAAGCCGACCCGGGCGACTTTTTTGAATAA
- a CDS encoding LamB/YcsF family protein codes for MNPPYSVDLNCDMGESFGAYSLGHDEAILPFVTSANIACGYHAGDPAVMKRTVRLALQHDVAIGAHPGLPDLVGFGRREMAISPEEAYDMTVYQLGALAAFVRAEGGNVHHVKPHGALYNMAAVNPGLAEAIAEAVYRVQPEACLYGLAGSAIISAGQKLGLSVAHEVFADRTYQPNGTLTPRRQPNALITEASASIAQVVRMVKEGRVRALSGEDVTIQADTVCLHGDGAHALEFAQQIRVALREEDIAVRAHQSVSA; via the coding sequence ATGAACCCACCCTACTCCGTCGACCTGAACTGCGACATGGGGGAAAGCTTCGGCGCCTACTCCCTGGGCCACGACGAAGCCATCCTGCCGTTTGTTACCTCCGCCAATATTGCCTGCGGCTACCACGCCGGCGACCCGGCCGTTATGAAGCGCACTGTGCGCCTGGCCTTGCAACACGACGTCGCCATCGGCGCCCACCCTGGCCTACCCGACCTGGTGGGGTTTGGCCGCCGCGAAATGGCCATTTCCCCAGAAGAGGCCTACGACATGACCGTGTACCAACTGGGTGCCCTGGCGGCTTTCGTGCGGGCAGAAGGAGGCAACGTACACCACGTAAAACCACACGGCGCGCTCTATAACATGGCTGCCGTGAATCCTGGCCTTGCCGAAGCCATTGCCGAAGCCGTGTACCGCGTGCAGCCCGAAGCCTGCCTCTATGGGCTGGCCGGCAGTGCCATAATCAGTGCCGGCCAGAAGCTAGGCCTGTCCGTTGCCCACGAGGTTTTCGCCGACCGCACCTACCAACCCAATGGCACGCTCACGCCGCGCCGCCAGCCCAACGCCCTGATTACGGAAGCCTCCGCTTCCATAGCGCAGGTGGTGCGTATGGTGAAAGAAGGCCGGGTGCGGGCGCTTTCCGGTGAGGATGTAACGATTCAGGCGGATACCGTGTGCCTGCATGGGGACGGCGCCCACGCCCTGGAGTTTGCCCAGCAGATTCGGGTCGCGCTGCGCGAGGAAGATATTGCGGTGCGGGCCCATCAGTCGGTTTCCGCGTGA
- a CDS encoding peptide deformylase — protein sequence MPIREILQLGHPTLRAVALPVPDPTTPAIAALVDDLTDTVGHWRETTGYGRAIAAPQIGELHRVVLLRLPGKPVWPLINPSIVAHSPEKMVVWDACLSFLSIFMQVERYEWITVRYQDLLGQWHETHAGAEDDLAELLQHEIDHLDGILSIDRMVDVKSLCSREEFERQHRAGSPYAQK from the coding sequence ATGCCCATCCGTGAAATCTTACAGCTAGGCCACCCCACGCTCCGTGCTGTGGCTCTGCCCGTTCCCGACCCCACCACGCCCGCCATTGCGGCCCTCGTCGATGATCTTACGGACACCGTAGGCCACTGGCGCGAAACCACCGGCTACGGCCGCGCCATTGCGGCGCCCCAGATTGGGGAGTTGCACCGCGTGGTACTGCTCCGGCTACCGGGTAAGCCGGTTTGGCCCCTAATCAACCCTAGCATTGTGGCCCACAGTCCCGAGAAGATGGTGGTGTGGGATGCCTGCTTATCGTTCCTCTCCATCTTCATGCAGGTAGAACGATACGAATGGATTACGGTACGCTACCAGGACCTGCTAGGCCAGTGGCACGAAACTCACGCCGGCGCCGAAGACGACCTCGCCGAACTGCTCCAGCACGAAATCGACCACCTCGACGGCATCCTGTCCATCGACCGCATGGTTGATGTAAAATCGCTCTGCTCCCGCGAAGAATTTGAGCGCCAGCACCGCGCCGGCAGCCCGTATGCGCAAAAGTGA
- a CDS encoding amidohydrolase family protein yields the protein MHPLFPLFAVSLPFLAAGCATHPPQQAYDLVITHANVVDVETGQVQPDQTLAITDGQIRRLEKTGARPLSAKQTLDAQGKYLIPGLWDMHVHFRGGDSLITANRNLLPLYLAHGITTVRDAGGDLTPAVFEWRKQIRAGQLAGPTIYTSGPKIDGPKPTWAGSLAVENQADIDKALDSLQALKVDYVKIYESTISRDAFLNTVTSAEKRGMLTTGHMPYTATLREASDRGLDASEHLYYVFKACSSKEDSITTAVQRSLGTAKPLGLFAVLPAIYRTFDADAEASIYRTLVKNKTAVVPTLYIQKLLAELPVTDHSQDTLLAYIDPKIQRTYAGRLNGARRQSAATQAFNKQLGAKFMTLVPAMQKAGVTLLAGSDSGASNSYVYPGTSLLGELELMVQAGLTPAQALQTATINGARFLKADQHSGTIRQGKDADLVLLDQNPLENIRNLRHINTVITRGRVYTASDLRQQLQAIKHR from the coding sequence ATGCATCCCCTCTTCCCCCTATTTGCCGTATCTCTGCCTTTCCTCGCCGCAGGTTGCGCGACACATCCGCCCCAACAGGCCTACGACCTTGTCATAACGCACGCTAACGTGGTGGATGTAGAAACCGGCCAGGTTCAACCAGACCAAACGCTGGCTATAACTGATGGCCAGATTCGGCGACTGGAAAAGACAGGGGCCCGTCCACTATCGGCTAAGCAAACCCTTGATGCCCAAGGCAAATACCTGATTCCGGGCCTTTGGGATATGCACGTGCACTTCCGGGGTGGCGACTCGCTCATTACCGCCAACCGCAACCTTCTTCCACTTTATCTGGCCCACGGCATCACTACGGTCCGCGATGCGGGAGGCGACCTGACCCCAGCCGTTTTTGAGTGGCGCAAACAGATTCGGGCCGGGCAACTGGCGGGACCAACTATTTACACCTCCGGCCCCAAAATCGATGGTCCGAAACCTACCTGGGCGGGCTCGTTAGCGGTAGAAAATCAGGCCGATATCGACAAAGCGCTTGACTCTCTGCAAGCTTTGAAAGTCGATTACGTTAAGATTTATGAAAGCACTATTTCGCGGGATGCCTTCCTGAATACGGTGACCTCGGCTGAAAAACGCGGCATGCTGACCACGGGCCACATGCCCTACACCGCCACGCTCCGCGAAGCCTCAGACCGGGGCCTGGATGCCTCGGAGCACTTGTACTATGTGTTTAAGGCTTGCTCCAGTAAGGAAGACAGTATCACGACGGCGGTGCAGCGCAGCCTTGGCACAGCCAAGCCACTAGGCCTGTTTGCGGTACTACCTGCCATCTACCGCACCTTCGATGCCGATGCGGAAGCGAGTATCTACCGCACACTAGTGAAAAATAAAACGGCCGTGGTGCCCACGCTCTACATTCAGAAGCTACTGGCCGAACTGCCCGTAACTGACCACTCCCAGGACACGCTACTGGCCTACATCGATCCAAAAATTCAGCGCACCTATGCAGGCCGTCTGAACGGGGCCCGCCGCCAATCTGCCGCAACCCAAGCCTTTAATAAGCAGCTCGGCGCGAAGTTTATGACCTTAGTTCCGGCCATGCAGAAGGCGGGGGTAACGCTGCTGGCTGGCTCCGACAGCGGTGCATCCAACTCCTACGTGTACCCCGGTACATCCCTGCTCGGCGAGCTGGAACTTATGGTGCAAGCTGGCCTCACGCCGGCTCAGGCCTTGCAAACGGCCACCATCAACGGCGCCCGCTTCTTGAAAGCCGACCAGCACTCCGGCACCATCCGGCAGGGCAAAGACGCCGACCTGGTGTTACTGGATCAGAACCCACTGGAAAACATCCGCAACCTGCGCCACATCAACACCGTCATTACGCGCGGCCGGGTGTACACTGCCTCCGATTTGCGCCAACAGCTTCAGGCCATTAAGCACCGCTAG
- a CDS encoding LLM class flavin-dependent oxidoreductase has product MEIGIDSFAAALLDNGTGKTPSGLEAMSELLERIERADQVGLDVFGMGEHHRPEYLDSAPAVILAAAAARTKRIRLTSAVTVLSAADPVRVFQEYATLDLVSQGRAEMVVGRGSSIEAFPLFGFDLDDYDELFAEKLELLLKVRDQERVQWSGKFRPALTGQGIYPRPVQPQLPIWLGVGGTPQSFARAGMLGLPLMVAIIGGDTHRFRPLIDLYRESGRRAGYAPEQLKVGLHSLGYVAETTQQAQEEFFPGYARTFSSRARERGGSPVTRTQFDMQAGPLGALLVGSPEEVAAKILRHSEALGGISRVTFQKDVATLPHAKIMRSIELLGTRVAPLLHAAG; this is encoded by the coding sequence ATGGAAATTGGAATAGATAGTTTCGCAGCCGCGCTGCTCGATAATGGCACCGGAAAAACACCTAGTGGCCTAGAGGCCATGAGCGAACTGCTGGAGCGGATTGAGCGGGCCGATCAGGTGGGCCTCGATGTATTTGGCATGGGCGAGCATCACCGCCCCGAATACCTCGATTCGGCCCCGGCCGTGATTCTGGCCGCAGCCGCGGCCCGCACCAAGCGCATTCGCCTCACCAGCGCCGTAACGGTGCTGAGCGCAGCCGACCCGGTACGGGTATTTCAGGAGTACGCCACGCTGGATTTGGTGTCGCAGGGCCGGGCCGAAATGGTTGTAGGCCGGGGCTCTTCTATTGAAGCGTTTCCGCTGTTTGGGTTCGACCTCGACGACTATGATGAGCTGTTTGCCGAAAAGCTAGAGCTGCTGCTTAAAGTTCGGGACCAGGAGCGGGTGCAGTGGTCGGGTAAGTTCCGGCCGGCTCTCACGGGGCAGGGTATTTACCCTAGGCCAGTGCAGCCCCAGTTGCCCATCTGGTTGGGGGTAGGCGGCACGCCACAGTCGTTTGCGCGGGCGGGCATGCTGGGCCTGCCATTGATGGTGGCCATCATCGGGGGCGACACGCACCGTTTCCGACCGCTCATAGATCTGTACCGGGAATCCGGCCGTCGGGCTGGCTACGCACCAGAACAGTTGAAAGTAGGCTTGCACTCGTTAGGCTATGTAGCCGAAACCACCCAACAGGCGCAGGAGGAGTTCTTTCCAGGGTACGCCCGCACCTTCAGCAGCCGGGCCCGGGAGCGGGGTGGTTCGCCCGTCACGCGGACGCAATTTGATATGCAAGCCGGCCCCTTAGGAGCCCTTTTGGTGGGCAGCCCCGAGGAAGTGGCGGCCAAAATCCTGCGTCACAGTGAGGCGCTGGGCGGTATTTCTCGGGTAACGTTTCAGAAGGATGTGGCCACGCTGCCCCACGCTAAAATCATGCGGTCCATTGAACTGCTTGGTACCCGTGTAGCACCGCTGTTGCACGCGGCTGGCTAA
- a CDS encoding NRAMP family divalent metal transporter encodes MRPARNWGVLIGAAFLMATSAVGPGFLTQTTVFTQSLGASFGFVILTSILIDIGVQLNIWRVIAVSEMRAPDIANRVLPGLGGFISALIVLGGLAFNIGNVGGAGLGLQVLTGLPVTLCAVVAAALALLVFVVREAGPVMDRFAQFMGLVMILIIIYVAVTTHPPVAEAALRTIAPSRIDLTAIITLVGGTVGGYITFSGGHRLLDAGIKGPSALPQVTQSAIMGVSVASLIRVFLFLATLGVVSRGLAIGTENPPASVFQLAAGQVGYKLFGVVMFAAAITSIIGSAYTSISFLKSMLPSVAAHENRWIIGFIVLSTLVFVTIGKPVSLLVWAGALNGFILPITLGTLLVAAYRPSVVGTTYRHPLWLALFGGLVVLIMTWMSGTVLLQQLAALFRG; translated from the coding sequence GTGAGGCCGGCGCGCAACTGGGGCGTCCTGATTGGGGCGGCCTTCCTGATGGCTACCTCGGCTGTTGGCCCCGGCTTCCTGACCCAAACTACCGTTTTCACTCAATCACTGGGGGCCAGCTTCGGCTTTGTGATTCTTACCTCTATCCTGATTGATATTGGGGTGCAGCTCAACATTTGGCGGGTCATCGCCGTGTCGGAAATGCGGGCCCCGGATATTGCCAACCGCGTGCTGCCGGGCCTGGGCGGCTTTATCTCGGCCCTGATTGTGCTGGGTGGCCTGGCGTTCAACATCGGTAACGTGGGCGGTGCTGGCCTGGGCCTACAGGTGCTGACCGGCTTACCCGTTACGCTCTGTGCCGTGGTGGCTGCGGCTTTGGCCCTGCTGGTATTTGTCGTGCGCGAGGCCGGCCCAGTCATGGACCGCTTTGCGCAATTCATGGGGCTAGTAATGATTCTGATAATCATTTACGTAGCCGTCACGACACACCCACCCGTTGCGGAAGCAGCCTTGCGCACCATCGCGCCATCGCGCATCGACCTTACGGCCATTATTACCCTAGTGGGCGGCACCGTGGGCGGCTACATCACGTTTTCTGGAGGCCACCGCCTGCTCGATGCCGGCATCAAAGGCCCCTCGGCACTGCCCCAGGTGACGCAAAGCGCCATCATGGGGGTTTCCGTCGCCTCCCTCATTCGGGTGTTTTTGTTTCTGGCCACACTAGGCGTCGTGAGTCGGGGCCTAGCTATTGGCACCGAGAATCCGCCCGCGTCGGTGTTTCAGCTGGCGGCGGGCCAAGTGGGCTACAAACTGTTTGGCGTGGTGATGTTTGCGGCGGCCATTACGTCGATCATCGGCTCGGCTTACACCTCCATTTCCTTTCTCAAGTCGATGCTGCCGAGCGTGGCCGCGCACGAAAACCGCTGGATTATTGGTTTTATCGTCTTATCGACCCTAGTATTTGTCACGATTGGCAAACCCGTAAGCCTACTCGTATGGGCCGGGGCCCTGAATGGGTTTATCCTGCCCATTACCCTAGGAACCCTGCTCGTAGCCGCCTACCGCCCCAGCGTCGTCGGCACCACGTACCGCCACCCGCTGTGGCTTGCGCTTTTTGGCGGCCTAGTAGTACTCATCATGACGTGGATGAGCGGTACGGTACTGTTGCAGCAACTGGCCGCGTTGTTTAGGGGGTAG
- a CDS encoding glycoside hydrolase family 2 TIM barrel-domain containing protein: MKPLLTLALAFLTSAVQAQTLANKTTLFDAGWRFHRGGAQGAEKLDFNDSKWRPLDLPHDWSIEDLLGTSSPFSPEAISQANGGFTTGGTGWYRKTFDLPIAQKGKHIQLQFDGVYMNAEVWLNGELLGTHPYGYTSFWYDVTDKVKLGARNVLAVQVRNEGQNSRWYSGSGIYRHVWLTVQAPLHVAPWGTYLTTPEVTTNGAQVKAQTQVVNQSGQATQFTVVTSLRGPKGQPAARTESKQTVAAGETATVDQLLSVKSPAIWSVDRPTLYTAVTEVYQDRKLVDQVETPFGIRTIAVDATRGFQLNGQPLKLKGGCIHHDNGPLGAKAYDRAEERKIELLKACGYNAIRCSHNPPSPALLAACDRIGMLVIDEAFDSWRESKNSFDYHLYFDQWWQQDVASMVLRDRNHPSIIFWSIGNEIPERGTPAGVKTAQEMTNYIRTLDATRPVTAGVNGLAPDKDPYFGVLDVAGYNYAAGGDHHQPDIYAQDHARLPQRVMFGSESYPLEAFGSWMEVQDHPYVIGDFVWTAVDYIGEASIGWLGYWQKQEFYPWNLAFCGDIDICGWKRPQSYYRDALWKESQVSLFVKPPTPSFALNPNKEDWSKWEWHDVLADWTWPGQENKPLTVEVYSSCEEVELLLNGKSLGRKPTTRATQYTANWSVPYQPGELKAIGYSNKKSVSTAILQSAAQPSRLTLTPDRATLRADGQDLSYITVELVDSKGVRHPKAENALEFELTGPGTIVGVGNANPRSLESYQSPQRNAWQGRALVIVKSTGKAGKMTLRATAAGLPAASVGLETR; encoded by the coding sequence ATGAAACCTCTCCTGACTCTGGCGCTGGCTTTTCTGACCTCTGCTGTGCAAGCCCAAACGCTGGCCAACAAAACTACCCTGTTTGATGCCGGGTGGCGCTTTCACCGCGGCGGAGCGCAAGGCGCTGAGAAGCTCGATTTCAACGACAGCAAGTGGCGTCCGCTCGACCTGCCCCACGACTGGAGCATTGAAGATCTGCTCGGCACTAGCTCCCCCTTCAGCCCCGAAGCCATCAGCCAGGCCAATGGCGGCTTCACGACGGGCGGCACGGGGTGGTACCGCAAAACGTTTGACCTGCCAATTGCACAGAAAGGCAAGCATATCCAGCTGCAGTTTGATGGCGTGTATATGAACGCCGAAGTGTGGCTGAACGGCGAGCTGCTGGGCACCCACCCGTATGGCTACACCAGCTTTTGGTATGATGTCACCGACAAGGTAAAGCTCGGGGCCCGAAACGTGCTAGCCGTGCAGGTCCGAAATGAAGGCCAGAACAGCCGTTGGTATTCCGGCTCGGGCATCTACCGGCATGTGTGGCTTACGGTGCAGGCACCACTCCACGTGGCACCGTGGGGCACGTACCTCACTACCCCCGAAGTAACAACCAACGGCGCCCAGGTGAAGGCGCAAACCCAGGTGGTAAACCAGAGCGGACAAGCCACCCAGTTTACGGTGGTTACCAGCCTGCGCGGACCCAAAGGCCAACCCGCCGCACGTACGGAATCAAAACAAACAGTAGCCGCGGGCGAAACTGCCACGGTTGACCAACTTCTGTCGGTGAAATCACCCGCCATATGGTCCGTTGACAGGCCTACGTTGTACACGGCCGTAACGGAAGTTTATCAGGACCGAAAACTGGTAGATCAGGTAGAAACGCCGTTTGGCATCCGCACCATTGCGGTAGACGCGACCCGCGGATTTCAGCTGAACGGACAGCCGCTGAAGCTGAAAGGCGGCTGCATTCATCACGACAACGGCCCGCTGGGCGCCAAAGCCTACGACCGGGCCGAGGAACGCAAAATTGAGTTGCTGAAAGCCTGCGGCTACAATGCCATCCGGTGCTCCCACAACCCACCCTCCCCGGCCCTGCTCGCGGCCTGCGACCGGATCGGGATGCTGGTTATCGACGAAGCGTTTGACAGCTGGCGCGAAAGCAAAAATTCTTTCGATTATCACCTCTACTTCGACCAGTGGTGGCAGCAGGACGTGGCCAGCATGGTGCTTCGCGACCGAAACCACCCCAGCATCATCTTTTGGAGCATTGGCAATGAAATTCCGGAACGCGGTACCCCGGCCGGCGTGAAAACGGCCCAGGAAATGACCAACTACATCCGTACGCTCGATGCCACACGGCCCGTCACGGCGGGTGTAAATGGCCTCGCGCCCGACAAAGACCCATACTTCGGGGTGCTGGATGTGGCCGGCTACAACTATGCGGCCGGCGGCGACCATCATCAGCCGGATATTTATGCCCAGGACCACGCCCGGCTGCCCCAGCGCGTGATGTTCGGCTCGGAGTCGTACCCATTGGAGGCGTTTGGCAGCTGGATGGAGGTGCAGGACCATCCCTACGTAATCGGCGACTTTGTCTGGACGGCGGTTGACTACATCGGCGAGGCTAGCATTGGGTGGCTGGGCTACTGGCAGAAGCAGGAGTTCTACCCCTGGAACCTGGCTTTTTGCGGCGACATTGACATCTGCGGCTGGAAACGCCCGCAGTCGTATTACCGCGATGCACTCTGGAAGGAAAGCCAGGTTTCGCTGTTCGTGAAGCCCCCTACCCCTTCTTTCGCGCTGAACCCTAACAAGGAAGACTGGAGCAAGTGGGAATGGCACGATGTGCTGGCCGACTGGACCTGGCCAGGCCAGGAAAACAAGCCGCTTACGGTGGAGGTCTATTCCTCGTGCGAGGAAGTGGAGCTACTGCTCAATGGCAAAAGCCTGGGCCGCAAGCCCACCACCCGCGCCACCCAATACACTGCTAATTGGAGCGTGCCTTACCAGCCCGGCGAGCTAAAGGCCATTGGATATTCCAACAAAAAATCTGTCAGTACGGCCATTCTGCAATCAGCAGCGCAACCTAGCCGCCTGACTCTGACACCGGACCGCGCTACCCTGCGCGCCGATGGCCAGGACCTGAGCTACATAACGGTGGAGTTGGTGGATAGCAAAGGCGTACGACATCCCAAAGCCGAAAATGCCCTAGAATTTGAGCTGACGGGCCCTGGCACCATAGTAGGCGTCGGCAATGCAAATCCGCGAAGCCTGGAAAGTTACCAAAGCCCCCAGCGCAACGCCTGGCAGGGCCGCGCACTCGTCATTGTGAAATCAACGGGCAAAGCCGGCAAAATGACTCTACGAGCTACAGCGGCCGGGCTGCCGGCTGCATCGGTTGGGCTGGAAACCCGCTAA
- a CDS encoding zinc-dependent metalloprotease, giving the protein MKKIYYLLVGSLLVSSHLASAQTLAEKTKGMQKFSGFFPFYWDEKGGRILLEIDKLDKEILYVSTLPNGVGSNDLGLDRGQIGQTRVVKFVKSGPKILLLQPNYDFRAVSQNADERKSVEQAFAQSVIWGFKAEAQEGGKVLVDLTPFLMRDSHQIGDKLEDLKQGAYKADESRSAVFMPNTKAFPENSEFEAVITLTGKAKGREISSVTPDPNAVTVHMHHSFIQLPDDKYQPRAFDPRAGYYANEYMDYATPIDQPIMKRQLVRHRLQKKDPTASVSDPVEPIIYYLDRGAPEPVRSALMEGAAWWNQAYEAAGYRNAFQVKLLPEDADPMDIRYNLIQWVHRSTRGWSYGASITDPRTGEIIKGQVSLGSLRVRQDFLIAEGLLQPYEDGKPTSPEMLQMGVARLRQLAAHEVGHTLGLYHNYSASTKDRSSVMDYPMPRIKMRSDGSIDLSEAYGVGIGTWDKRAILYGYQDFGPKADEVAGLKAIMQQTLADGYVFISDADARAAGGAHPYAHLWDEGANAADELNRLMDVRKQLLARFSEKALAPGQPMAMLEEVLVPMYLLQRYQVEAASKEIGGLYYTYAVKGDGQTITKFVEPAEQWKAFDALMRTISPRELALSEELLTKIPPRPVNYGRSRETFPSRTGLTFDPTSAAESAAATTLEFLLNPQRAARLEEYHARHTEQPGLAAVLDKLLDQTWRSKPEAGYSGELQRLVNTLTLQKLLALAAASQAPVNVKALAALKVEELKKQLQKEQKSGKDEGRKATAFAAVRMIEQFEATPEKFQAAPALPMPDGAPIGDDGCEGF; this is encoded by the coding sequence ATGAAAAAAATCTACTACCTACTGGTTGGCTCTCTGCTGGTCAGCTCGCACCTCGCCTCAGCCCAAACCCTGGCTGAAAAAACGAAAGGAATGCAGAAGTTCTCGGGCTTCTTTCCGTTTTACTGGGATGAGAAAGGCGGCCGCATCCTGCTGGAAATCGATAAGCTCGACAAAGAAATTCTCTACGTCAGTACGCTGCCCAATGGGGTGGGCTCCAACGACCTAGGCCTCGATCGGGGCCAGATTGGGCAGACGCGCGTGGTGAAATTTGTGAAGAGCGGCCCCAAGATTCTGCTCCTGCAGCCCAACTACGATTTCCGGGCCGTGAGCCAGAATGCCGATGAGCGCAAATCGGTGGAACAGGCCTTTGCGCAGTCGGTTATCTGGGGTTTCAAGGCCGAGGCGCAGGAAGGAGGCAAGGTGCTGGTTGACCTGACGCCCTTCCTGATGCGCGATTCGCACCAGATTGGCGACAAGCTGGAAGACCTGAAGCAGGGGGCCTACAAGGCCGATGAAAGCCGCTCGGCGGTGTTCATGCCCAACACCAAAGCCTTCCCCGAAAACTCAGAGTTTGAAGCCGTGATTACACTCACGGGCAAAGCCAAAGGCCGCGAAATCAGCTCCGTAACGCCCGATCCGAACGCCGTGACGGTGCACATGCACCACTCGTTCATTCAACTCCCCGACGATAAGTACCAACCCCGCGCCTTCGACCCGCGCGCCGGCTACTACGCCAACGAGTACATGGACTACGCCACGCCCATCGATCAGCCCATCATGAAGCGGCAGCTCGTGCGGCACCGGCTCCAAAAGAAAGACCCCACGGCATCCGTCAGCGACCCGGTAGAGCCCATCATCTACTACCTCGACCGTGGCGCGCCCGAGCCCGTGCGCTCGGCCCTGATGGAAGGCGCCGCGTGGTGGAACCAGGCCTATGAGGCGGCCGGCTACCGCAACGCATTTCAGGTTAAGCTCTTGCCCGAAGATGCCGACCCCATGGACATCCGCTACAACCTCATTCAGTGGGTACACCGCTCTACCCGGGGCTGGTCGTACGGCGCCAGCATCACCGACCCGCGCACCGGCGAAATCATCAAGGGGCAGGTGTCATTAGGCTCGTTGCGCGTACGCCAGGATTTCCTGATTGCGGAAGGCCTGCTGCAACCCTATGAAGATGGCAAACCCACCAGCCCCGAAATGCTGCAAATGGGCGTAGCGCGCCTGCGCCAGCTGGCTGCCCACGAGGTAGGCCACACGCTAGGCCTCTACCACAACTACTCGGCCAGCACCAAAGACCGCTCCTCCGTGATGGACTACCCCATGCCCCGCATCAAAATGCGTTCCGATGGCTCCATCGACCTGAGTGAGGCCTACGGCGTGGGTATCGGCACGTGGGACAAGCGCGCCATTCTGTACGGCTACCAGGATTTCGGCCCGAAAGCCGATGAAGTGGCCGGCCTGAAGGCGATTATGCAGCAGACCTTAGCCGATGGCTACGTATTCATCTCGGATGCCGATGCCCGCGCTGCCGGGGGCGCCCACCCGTACGCCCACCTCTGGGACGAAGGCGCTAACGCAGCCGATGAGCTCAACCGCCTGATGGATGTGCGCAAGCAGCTGCTAGCTCGCTTCTCTGAAAAAGCCCTGGCCCCCGGTCAGCCCATGGCTATGCTGGAAGAAGTGCTGGTGCCCATGTACCTGCTGCAGCGCTACCAGGTAGAAGCAGCGTCCAAGGAAATTGGCGGCCTTTACTATACCTATGCCGTGAAAGGCGACGGCCAGACTATCACCAAATTCGTGGAGCCCGCCGAGCAGTGGAAGGCCTTTGATGCCCTTATGCGCACGATTTCGCCTCGGGAATTGGCCCTCTCCGAAGAGCTGCTGACTAAGATTCCGCCGCGCCCCGTGAACTACGGCCGCTCCCGCGAAACCTTCCCCAGCCGCACCGGCCTCACCTTCGACCCCACCAGCGCCGCCGAATCGGCGGCAGCTACTACCCTGGAGTTCCTGCTGAACCCTCAGCGCGCCGCCCGCCTCGAAGAGTACCACGCCCGCCATACGGAGCAACCTGGACTAGCCGCCGTGCTCGACAAACTGCTGGATCAAACCTGGCGCAGCAAGCCGGAAGCCGGCTACTCGGGGGAGCTGCAGCGCCTGGTAAACACCCTCACCCTGCAGAAACTGCTGGCCCTGGCCGCAGCCTCACAAGCCCCTGTGAATGTGAAAGCCTTGGCTGCTTTGAAAGTAGAAGAGCTGAAAAAGCAGCTGCAGAAAGAGCAAAAGTCAGGCAAAGACGAAGGCCGCAAAGCCACCGCCTTCGCCGCGGTACGCATGATTGAGCAGTTCGAAGCCACCCCCGAGAAATTCCAAGCCGCCCCCGCTCTGCCCATGCCCGACGGCGCCCCAATTGGGGATGATGGATGTGAGGGGTTTTAG